One Streptomyces lincolnensis genomic region harbors:
- the pcrA gene encoding DNA helicase PcrA gives MSSLFDDSFLANLQTPRGHDEEPPPPPEDDHVPEPVPDDLFGGKFDVPPDRDAYYRDGAPRPAVDPATLLEGLNENQRAAVVHSGAPLLIVAGAGSGKTRVLTHRIAHLLGERNVHPGQILAITFTNKAAGEMKERVEQLVGPRANAMWVMTFHSACVRILRRESKKLGFTSSFSIYDAADSKRLMALVCRDLDLDPKRFPPKSFSAKISNLKNELIDEEDFAAQATDGFEKTLAQAYALYQSRLREANALDFDDLIMTTVNLLRAFPDVAEHYRRRFRHVLVDEYQDTNHAQYTLVRELVGTGSRADDADVPPNDHDVPPAELCVVGDADQSIYAFRGATIRNILQFEEDYPDATTILLEQNYRSTQTILTAANAVIERNESRRPKNLWTNAGAGARITGYVADTEHDEAQFVAEEIDRLTDAGDAKAGDVAVFYRTNAQSRVFEEIFIRVGLPYKVVGGVRFYERKEVRDVLAYLRVLANPEDSVPLRRILNVPKRGIGERAEAMIDALSQREKISFPQALKRVDEAYGMAARSTNAVKRFNVLMEELRTIVESGAGPATVLEAVLERTGYLAELQASTDPQDETRIENLQELAAVALEFEQESGEAAEGEAAAPVGLAAFLERVALVADSDQIPDEDEDGSGVITLMTLHTAKGLEFPVVFLTGMEDGVFPHMRALGQTKELEEERRLAYVGITRARERLYLTRSSMRSAWGQPSYNPPSRFLEEIPGQHVDWKRTGATSPVSAGPVSAVAASLSSSRSRSSASGASGFATRRASEKPVVSLAVGDRVTHDQFGLGTVTGVKGTGANAEATIDFGDTKPKRLLLRYAPVEKL, from the coding sequence ATGAGCAGCCTCTTTGACGACAGCTTCCTGGCGAACCTCCAGACCCCCCGGGGCCATGACGAGGAACCTCCGCCGCCGCCCGAGGACGATCACGTGCCGGAGCCCGTGCCGGATGATCTGTTCGGCGGGAAGTTCGACGTGCCGCCGGACCGGGACGCCTACTACCGCGACGGCGCCCCGCGCCCGGCGGTGGACCCGGCCACGCTCCTGGAGGGGCTGAACGAGAACCAGCGCGCCGCCGTCGTGCACTCCGGCGCGCCCCTGCTCATCGTGGCCGGCGCCGGCTCCGGCAAGACCCGGGTGCTCACCCACCGGATCGCCCACCTGCTCGGCGAGCGGAACGTCCATCCGGGCCAGATCCTCGCGATCACCTTCACCAACAAGGCCGCGGGCGAGATGAAGGAGCGCGTGGAGCAGCTCGTCGGCCCGCGCGCGAACGCGATGTGGGTGATGACCTTCCACAGCGCGTGCGTGCGGATCCTGCGCAGGGAGTCGAAGAAGCTCGGCTTCACGTCCTCCTTCTCGATCTACGACGCGGCCGACTCCAAGCGCCTGATGGCCCTGGTCTGCCGCGACCTGGACCTCGACCCCAAGCGCTTCCCGCCGAAGTCCTTCAGCGCCAAGATCAGCAACCTGAAGAACGAGCTGATCGACGAGGAGGACTTCGCCGCCCAGGCCACCGACGGCTTCGAGAAGACCCTCGCCCAGGCCTACGCGCTCTACCAGTCCCGCCTGCGCGAGGCCAACGCGCTCGACTTCGACGACCTGATCATGACGACGGTCAACCTGCTCCGCGCCTTCCCCGACGTCGCCGAGCACTACCGCCGCCGCTTCCGCCATGTCCTCGTCGACGAGTACCAGGACACCAACCACGCGCAGTACACCCTGGTCAGGGAGCTCGTCGGCACCGGTTCGCGCGCCGACGACGCCGACGTCCCCCCGAACGACCACGACGTCCCGCCCGCCGAGCTCTGCGTCGTCGGCGACGCCGACCAGTCGATCTACGCCTTCCGCGGCGCGACGATCCGCAACATCCTCCAGTTCGAGGAGGACTACCCGGACGCGACGACGATCCTCCTGGAGCAGAACTACCGCTCCACGCAGACCATCCTCACCGCCGCCAACGCGGTCATCGAGCGCAACGAGTCCCGTCGCCCCAAGAACCTGTGGACCAACGCGGGCGCGGGCGCGCGCATCACCGGCTATGTCGCCGACACCGAGCACGACGAGGCGCAGTTCGTCGCCGAGGAGATAGACCGCCTCACCGACGCGGGCGACGCGAAGGCCGGCGATGTCGCCGTCTTCTACCGGACCAACGCGCAGTCCCGTGTCTTCGAGGAGATCTTCATCCGCGTCGGCCTGCCCTACAAGGTCGTCGGCGGTGTCCGCTTCTACGAGCGCAAGGAGGTCCGGGACGTCCTGGCCTACCTGCGGGTGCTGGCCAACCCGGAGGACTCGGTACCGCTGCGCCGCATCCTCAACGTCCCCAAGCGGGGCATCGGCGAGCGCGCCGAGGCGATGATCGACGCCCTGTCCCAGCGGGAGAAGATCAGCTTCCCGCAGGCGCTGAAGCGGGTCGACGAGGCGTACGGCATGGCCGCGCGGTCGACGAACGCCGTGAAGCGGTTCAACGTGCTGATGGAGGAGCTCCGTACCATCGTCGAGTCCGGCGCCGGACCGGCGACCGTCCTGGAGGCGGTGCTCGAACGCACCGGCTACCTCGCCGAGTTGCAGGCCTCCACCGACCCGCAGGACGAGACCCGGATCGAGAACCTCCAGGAACTCGCCGCCGTGGCCCTGGAGTTCGAGCAGGAGTCCGGGGAAGCCGCGGAAGGTGAGGCGGCGGCTCCGGTCGGTCTCGCCGCGTTCCTCGAGCGGGTCGCGCTCGTCGCCGACTCCGACCAGATCCCCGACGAGGACGAGGACGGCTCCGGCGTCATCACCCTGATGACCCTGCACACCGCCAAGGGCCTGGAGTTCCCGGTCGTCTTCCTCACCGGCATGGAGGACGGCGTCTTCCCGCACATGCGCGCCCTCGGCCAGACCAAGGAACTGGAGGAGGAGCGGCGCCTGGCGTACGTCGGCATCACGCGCGCGCGGGAACGGCTGTATCTGACGCGGTCCTCGATGCGCAGTGCGTGGGGGCAGCCGTCGTACAACCCGCCCTCCCGCTTCCTGGAGGAGATCCCCGGGCAGCACGTCGACTGGAAGCGGACCGGTGCCACCTCACCCGTGTCCGCGGGCCCGGTGTCCGCGGTGGCGGCCTCGCTGTCCTCGTCCCGCTCCCGGTCGTCCGCCTCGGGCGCGAGCGGCTTCGCCACGCGCCGCGCCTCCGAGAAGCCGGTGGTGTCCCTGGCCGTCGGCGACCGGGTCACCCACGACCAGTTCGGGCTCGGCACCGTGACGGGCGTGAAGGGCACGGGGGCGAACGCCGAGGCGACGATCGACTTCGGGGACACCAAGCCGAAGCGGCTCCTGCTGCGGTACGCGCCGGTGGAGAAGCTGTAA